DNA from Roseimicrobium sp. ORNL1:
CAAGCGCCGTCGTGGTCGCCCGCCGAAGAATTCGCGTCCCGCGGAGCAAGCGCCGGCGCACCATGACGACATCAATGCGCCGGAGATCCAGGAGAAGCTGCGCTTCCTCATCCGTCTGGCCAAGGAACAGGACTACCTGACCTTCGACGATCTCAACGAAGCCCTGCCGGCTGGTTTTGTCACGCCGGAGCTCATGGATGAGATCCTCGTCCGGCTGAAGAATCTCGAAGTCCAGGTCATCGAGCCGACGCAGGTCGACCGCGTGAAGAGCAAGTCCATCGCCCTGGTGGCGGAGGATGAGGAAAGCCATGCCGAGGAGCGCGAGGAAGGCCAGCTCGACATGCTGGATGACCCCGTTCGCATGTACCTGAAGCAGATGGGCGCCGTGCCGCTGCTCACCCGCGAGCAGGAAATCGGCATCTCCAAGCGCATCGAAAAGGCGGAGGCGAACCTGCACAACAGCCTCCAGCACGTCGGTTTCATCGCGAGCGAATATCTGCACCTCGGCGATGCCCTCGCCGGTGGCACGGAACGTTTCGACCGTCTGGTGCTCGATCGCCAGATTGAAAATCGCGACAGCTACTTCAAGAAGCTCCGCCAGGTCTGTGACCAGGTGCGTGAAGGCATCGTGAAGGCCAACGAGCAGTACCAGGCCCTGATGAAGGCCGGTGCCAAGCAGAAGGAAAAACTGCAGGCCGCCTTCGAGCAGACCCGCTCGGGCATCAACAAGCTCTGCACGAAATTCTACTTCAAGCAGAAGACCAATGAAGACCTCATTGGCGTGCTGAAGCTGCGCCTCGCCGAGCTGGACCAGATTGAAATCGAGTCCTCCCGCTCGCCGGACAATCCGGATGTACATCGTGCACTCGAAGAATTCGAGCTGCAGGCGTGGGTGACCGCGGCGGACTTCCGCAAGTACTACGCGGAGGCGCTGCAGTTCAGCAAGGAATCCACCAAGGCCAAGACGGAGATGGTGGAGGCGAACCTGCGCCTCGTGATTTCCATTGCGAAGAAGTACACCAACCGCGGCCTGAGCTTCCTGGACCTCATCCAGGAGGGGAACATGGGCCTGATGCGCGCGGTGGAGAAGTTCGAGTACAAGCGCGGTTACAAGTTCAGCACCTACGCGACGTGGTGGATTCGCCAGGCGATCACGCGAAGCATCGCGGACCAGGCGCGCACCATCCGCATCCCGGTGCACATGATCGACACGATCAACAAGCTGCTGCGCGTGCAGAAGCAGCTCGTGCAGGAGTTGGGTCGTGACCCGACTCCGGATGAAATCGCGGATGAAATCCACCTGCCCGTGGAGCGTGTAAATGCCGTGCTGCGCATGAGCCAGCAACCGGTGTCCCTGCAGACCAAGGTGGGCGACAGCGAAGGCGATACCGAATTCGGCGACTTCATTGAGGACAGCAACACGGTCAGCCCGATGGAGATGACCGCGATGAACCTCATCCGCGACAAGCTGAAGGACGTGCTGGACAGCCTCACCGAGCGCGAGCGCGCGGTGCTG
Protein-coding regions in this window:
- the rpoD gene encoding RNA polymerase sigma factor RpoD yields the protein MSVPAAPQDHPASPSAQVVSHEPPKRRRGRPRKHPLPDAAPAHAHLNGAVNGKRRRGRPPKNSRPAEQAPAHHDDINAPEIQEKLRFLIRLAKEQDYLTFDDLNEALPAGFVTPELMDEILVRLKNLEVQVIEPTQVDRVKSKSIALVAEDEESHAEEREEGQLDMLDDPVRMYLKQMGAVPLLTREQEIGISKRIEKAEANLHNSLQHVGFIASEYLHLGDALAGGTERFDRLVLDRQIENRDSYFKKLRQVCDQVREGIVKANEQYQALMKAGAKQKEKLQAAFEQTRSGINKLCTKFYFKQKTNEDLIGVLKLRLAELDQIEIESSRSPDNPDVHRALEEFELQAWVTAADFRKYYAEALQFSKESTKAKTEMVEANLRLVISIAKKYTNRGLSFLDLIQEGNMGLMRAVEKFEYKRGYKFSTYATWWIRQAITRSIADQARTIRIPVHMIDTINKLLRVQKQLVQELGRDPTPDEIADEIHLPVERVNAVLRMSQQPVSLQTKVGDSEGDTEFGDFIEDSNTVSPMEMTAMNLIRDKLKDVLDSLTERERAVLEQRFGLVDGASRTLEEVGRQFHVTRERIRQIEAKALRKLRHPTRIRKLGGFFGTQ